From a region of the Cucumis sativus cultivar 9930 chromosome 6, Cucumber_9930_V3, whole genome shotgun sequence genome:
- the LOC116404781 gene encoding uncharacterized protein LOC116404781: protein MLMFSLENLDPFLDAIYILSRFGENANIECSPSMFSLIVPHHNLELNVAFQMMPQFFNYFFSNRTHSSKIPIQPLFNTIKRMKEYQITSLSFFVLKLLDRLVLKFSSPRNELPLIRKFRMRCAVKEDMGNIDLETFVSIDSQQFRRVVTGCRDYFVRVTTTHSHVRFSNEIKEFIFAREGGECIMEGVGKGKGTEFLIPIYPTHVFYNITFRAKRVWLFKSIDKLGTFIVAPVGLFARFVIYFPLG, encoded by the exons ATGCTAATGTTTAGTCTTGAGAATTTGGACCCTTTTTTGGATGCAATATACATTCTATCTCGATTTGGTGAAAATGCTAACATTGAATGTTCCCCATCAATGTTTTCCCTAATAGTTCCTCATCATAACCTTGAATTGAATGTTGCCTTTCAAATGATGcctcaatttttcaattacttCTTCTCCAACAGAACTCACTCTTCAAAAATCCCCATTCAACCATTATTCAATACCATCAAACGCATGAAAGAATACCAAATCACTTCACTCTCCTTCTTTGTTCTCAAACTTCTTGATCGCTTAGTCCTCAAATTTTCCTCTCCCA gGAATGAGCTACCCTTGATTCGTAAATTTAGAATGAGGTGTGCAGTAAAGGAGGATATGGGAAACATTGATTTGGAAACCTTTGTTTCCATTGATTCACAACAATTCAGACGTGTTGTAACTGGGTGTCGTGATTACTTTG TTAGGGTTACTACAACGCATTCACACGTCAGGTTCTCTAATGAAATCAAGGAGTTCATTTTTGCTAGAGAG GGAGGAGAATGCATAATGGAAGGTGttgggaaagggaaagggacTGAATTTCTGATCCCTATTTATCCAACTCATGTTTTCTATAATATCACTTTTCGAGCAAAAAGAGTATGGTTGTTCAAGTCTATTGATAAACTTGGTACTTTCATTGTTGCTCCTGTTGGACTCTTTGCTCGATTTGTCATCTATTTTCCTCTTGGATGa